Proteins from one Oscillatoria nigro-viridis PCC 7112 genomic window:
- a CDS encoding cation:proton antiporter, whose protein sequence is MPIPILVLLEVLIVIALSRLVGLGFRAFKQPQVIGEIVAGIMLGPSLLGLVAPDLATALFPAEAVPFLNVLSEVGLIFFMFLVGLELNPKYLKSNLDIAILTSHVSILVPFSLGSLLALLLYPIVSNNSVSFTAFALFLGAAMSITAFPVLARIITEHNLQNTKLGTLALTCAAVDDVTAWCLLAVAIAVTRTNSMLGALPTIIASLIYIGFMLTVVRWFLQRLSKHYNRTGRLTQLVLSGIYIGVVASALITELIGIHLIFGAFLLGAAMPKNAGLTRELAEKTEDFVLIFLLPIFFAYSGLRTQIGLLNSPELWLLCAAVLGVAIVGKYVGTYVAARVCGIGNRAASALGWLMNTRGLTELIVLNIGLSLGVISPLLFTMLVIMALVTTFMTSPLLEWTYPKRLIRLDISEVNSDDSELEYSQMAESSEENANKLPTYRILVPVANPSTQKGLLQLAVALAQPAAGIGGDDLQSAAVHPLSLIELNDDYAFESTPAEADRIIQERRSRLSELIESLELSEARKFVHPIIRVTNDVARETAQIAQIDRADLILVGWHRPTFSSNRLGGRVGQILSNAKVDVAIFVDRGRERLNNLLVPYAANIHDDLGLELALRLLVNSEERRLTVLRVAVDGEAGNELSYEFQRVMEQLPVEVRSRIETPIVEAAEPIQAVVAASANADLTIAGTSREWGIERQTLGQYTDELAVQCHSSLLIARCYVKVRSHLASVLPQR, encoded by the coding sequence AGCAGGAATTATGCTCGGGCCTTCTCTGTTGGGCTTAGTTGCACCAGATTTAGCAACAGCACTTTTTCCAGCCGAAGCCGTTCCCTTCCTCAACGTGCTGTCTGAGGTGGGACTGATTTTTTTCATGTTTTTGGTTGGTTTGGAACTGAATCCGAAATACCTAAAAAGCAATTTAGATATCGCGATTTTAACTTCCCATGTCAGCATTCTAGTGCCGTTTTCCCTGGGAAGCTTGCTAGCACTGCTGCTGTATCCCATTGTTTCAAATAATAGCGTTTCGTTTACAGCATTTGCCCTGTTTTTGGGCGCTGCGATGTCAATTACTGCTTTTCCGGTGCTCGCAAGAATTATTACAGAACACAACTTGCAGAATACAAAATTGGGGACGCTGGCCTTGACTTGCGCGGCCGTTGACGATGTGACAGCTTGGTGCTTGTTAGCAGTGGCGATCGCAGTTACTAGAACCAACTCAATGCTAGGCGCTTTACCGACAATTATTGCATCTTTAATTTACATCGGTTTCATGCTGACTGTAGTCCGATGGTTCTTGCAGCGACTTTCCAAGCACTACAACCGCACCGGCCGATTAACACAGTTAGTGCTGTCGGGAATTTATATAGGAGTTGTAGCTTCTGCCTTAATTACTGAATTGATCGGCATTCATTTAATCTTCGGTGCATTTTTGCTGGGTGCTGCCATGCCTAAAAATGCGGGATTAACCAGAGAATTAGCCGAAAAAACCGAAGACTTTGTACTAATATTTCTGCTCCCGATATTTTTTGCTTACAGCGGCTTGCGGACTCAAATCGGCTTGCTCAACAGTCCGGAATTGTGGCTGCTGTGCGCCGCAGTTTTGGGAGTGGCCATTGTCGGCAAATACGTCGGCACTTACGTTGCAGCTAGAGTCTGTGGCATCGGCAACCGCGCAGCTTCAGCCCTGGGATGGCTGATGAATACTCGCGGTTTGACTGAACTAATTGTGCTGAATATCGGTCTTTCCTTGGGGGTGATTTCGCCCCTGCTATTTACGATGTTAGTCATCATGGCTTTAGTGACAACTTTTATGACTTCGCCACTGTTGGAGTGGACTTATCCAAAACGGTTAATTAGGTTAGATATTTCAGAAGTTAACTCAGATGATTCAGAATTAGAATATTCACAAATGGCTGAAAGCAGCGAAGAAAATGCTAACAAATTGCCAACTTATCGAATTTTAGTACCTGTTGCCAATCCCAGCACACAGAAGGGTTTACTGCAACTAGCGGTAGCGCTGGCGCAGCCGGCTGCTGGTATCGGTGGTGACGATTTACAGTCTGCGGCGGTTCATCCTCTGAGTTTGATAGAATTAAATGATGACTATGCCTTTGAAAGTACGCCTGCGGAAGCCGATCGCATTATTCAAGAACGCCGATCGAGATTATCAGAATTGATTGAGAGCTTGGAACTGTCAGAGGCGCGAAAATTCGTACATCCCATCATTAGGGTTACTAATGATGTAGCCCGGGAAACGGCCCAAATTGCACAAATCGATCGCGCGGATTTAATTTTAGTAGGATGGCACAGGCCTACTTTTAGCAGCAACCGTTTGGGAGGACGTGTGGGTCAAATTCTCAGCAACGCAAAGGTGGATGTAGCAATTTTTGTTGACAGAGGCCGGGAAAGGTTGAATAACTTGTTAGTACCTTACGCGGCAAACATTCACGATGATTTGGGGTTAGAATTGGCGCTGAGACTGTTAGTTAATAGCGAGGAACGCCGTTTGACGGTGCTGCGGGTGGCGGTTGACGGGGAAGCTGGAAACGAGCTGAGTTACGAGTTTCAGCGAGTGATGGAGCAGTTACCAGTTGAGGTGCGATCGCGCATAGAAACTCCGATTGTGGAGGCTGCTGAACCAATTCAAGCAGTAGTAGCGGCTTCTGCTAATGCTGATTTGACTATTGCCGGTACGAGTCGGGAGTGGGGAATTGAGCGCCAAACTTTGGGACAGTATACTGATGAATTGGCTGTGCAGTGTCATTCTTCGCTACTGATTGCACGGTGTTACGTGAAAGTGCGATCGCACTTGGCATCGGTACTTCCTCAAAGGTAG